In Melitaea cinxia chromosome 21, ilMelCinx1.1, whole genome shotgun sequence, the sequence cTAAGTTGGCAAATATGTactacggttcacctgatggtaagcgattagcaTAGCTataacgcctgcaacaccagaagcatcgtaattAAGTAAGcgtattgccgaccctacctcaaatccccccaggaactctggtcaccctattcgtcacaggaacacaacactgcttgaaaacagtattatttagctgtgatcttctataaggtcgaggtatttcctcagtcgggctgcttcagttttaagcaggatatttcctactgttcTCTACCACACTTAAAAACGCCTAAATATACAACTCTACAACTTTTTTGCCTACAGCTACAGCAGGCGCTGCAATATACTCATCTGAATCGGACGGTTCCGATGTGGAAACTCGTCGGGCGCGTAAATTGGACCGAGCGAAGGCTCTCAAGGATTCTGACGATGAAGGAAGCGAGGCTGGTGAAGCAAATACTCCTCAAAGGAGTCAGAGCGGCTCGGGGTCGGGCAGCGGCAGTGAATAATAGAAGAATATTGACTGTTGTATATACTTTAATTGTAACTAAGTTtacttttaaacttaaatttgtATTGATtactgaaaatatattattaaaatttgagcttatgtttttttatatagttttaatcaaatatattaaaatttgaagaaGTTGTCAATTAGAACATGTTTGAAtggtaatataaaataagactaCGTAGAAAATCGTCCAGTCATACAtttggtgtaatttttttttcttctttttattatgaCGTATATCTTAAGcctattttaatcaaaaatataaagtttaatacaaagaaacaaaacgtaaaaaaaaagtttccatAAATATATTTCGTGAGCTAACAAAAACTACAAGactagttaatatttaaaagaaaatttaaaatacgttaTTTTTATGAAGGATTTTTACTTATCTCTAAATACACATTTGCTTCATACACTATATTTCCAACACCAATTATCCTCCAAAGTCCTTCATCTGCTTTCGTTACGTTTGGTATACGAAAGccacaataatttaaattatttttgtctctATCGTAAAATCTATCGAACGCTGTCCTCGGCGCAGTAATTTCACAGCTTTCTAGATTTCTTACCGGGTATGCAAAACGGAGTTCGAAATCTTTACCCTCTTCTAATTTTGGCTTTTCTGGATATATAGGAATAGattctgaaaatataaaaaatctttagtacaatatttttagcacaatgcttaataataatttaatgtgtcGGAATGACGCTTATCTTCCATTTCgatacttatttttaaccgacttcgaaaaaaggaggaggttctcaattcgactgtattttttttttttttttatgtatgttacatcagaacttttgatcaggtagaccgatttcgacaaattttcttttaatcgcaaggtggtgtgtgccaattggtcccatttaaatttatttgagatctaacaactactttttgagctatatctaataatgcgtttttacttgacgcttttttcgtcgacctacgttgtatttataccacataactttctactggatgtaccgattttgataattctttttttttgttagaaaggagatatcccaagtttagtatcatgataaggaaaccaggatctgatgatgggatcccagagaaatcgagggaaactctcgaaaatccgcaataactttttactgggtgtaccgattttgataatttttaatttaatcgaaagctgatgtttataatgtggtcacatataaattttattgagatctgataactactttttgagtaatctttgataacgcgtagttgcttgactattttttcgtcgatctgcgttgtattacttgtcgatgtaattgaagtcggttttttttttcgtttgcgagcaaagacaattattttattctataaaatataaagttggTAAAGAAGCGTACGAGCCTAATGGTAAGCATATATCGTTGTCTATAAACGCcttcaacaccagaaacattacAAGCGACCCTATCCCGAACTCTTTAGGAGCTTTGGCTAgattacttaccacaggaacacaagtTGAGAGCTATATTATCAAATGGCTATGATCTTCAGCAAGGTTTCCCCGTTTGGGATGTTCTAAATTTCGAGCAAAATATTGCGTGCTACGCCTACCCTCACCATGCTCTACctcaatagaaataaaaatagtggTTATATTCCATAATCTTTGTGATCACCCGTAACACGTTTCGTCTTAGATGTTGGATAGTAAAATATCACTTCTTAGCAAGTCAAGAAGGGTCACAATAGGGGGATATGGATGGGTACTTGTTCATATTTCAATCAAATTGTTTCAATCAAAAATATTCTGTAATTTTGCATGCAcaataataaatcaatcaacAAACTCCTTTACacaaacagataataaatttttgtgAATAATAGTTCGATTTAGATAGCATTTATATCAATCTAGCTTACCTGTTATTTCTATTGTAATAACTTGAAAGAGTTCAATCAACTCTCCATCATATCCTTTGTTATATACACTTAATACCCAGTTACCATGATCCTCTTCAACTAAAGGACCTATCATAAAATCATTCCCGACTAAGCTCTTCTCTTTATTTCTGAATATGTCTAAGGTGTCATAACAATTACTGCCATAATTAAGattgaatattttgtacttatttacTGGAGTTATTATAGCCTTTAAGTTTCCCTTGAAATACTTAATTACGATGTTATTGTATGCGTCGTTAGGTATTTGGTTATCGTGAAATATAGCAtgacttatatttaaattaagtaccGTAGTCTCACTATTTGGCTTGCTTAGAAAGTATTTTGAATGACTGTTTACTATTGGTGCGCCAATAATGACGATATCGCCCAGTCCAACACGTACGTGGATTGAACTGAGTTCTATTTTTGATTTACCtgtaaaagagaaaataattaaCGCAAGAGTTCCAATAGTCAtcaatttttagtaaaaaactagtttttttaGACGGACATTAAGATGTGTCGAAAAATGCAACAAAGGCATGTCACATTCCTAACACATTCGCTGCTTTTGTCCTTTTCCTTTAATTCAAGGGGCAGCAAACTTTCTTACTCCAGAGCGCTGAATCCTAAAATACGCCACCAGTTGTATCAGTACCGTATTTaggcaaaataaaaaagaaaaataaagttacagttatacaaaaaaagtctTACATTCCTGTTTTAAGTCGACTTTAAAAAGTTTAACAAGTGTACCTGTACGTTAGTAATGTCTAAAAAATTTCAAGCGATAATAAAGGCCCTagtctattcaaataaataaaattggagtgtctgtttgtaatattcaaataaccgctttttactaaatggatGTAGGTACAtgaaccaaaataatattttttaaattgtttgtcgTTGGTTTGTCTGGTTTGGtccggataatctctgaaacggctggaccaattttgacgggacttccactggcaaatagctgatataataaagagtaacttagaaCTAAGGAGTTGCTtcttataactctgcgaattgaacaataactttattgttaaattccacgcggataaaGTCGCAGGCCCAGCtagtaaacaataattttaaggtATCGTTAAAAGAACTTAacgtacgcttcagcctgtaatatcccactactgggcataggcctctttccccatgtaggagaaggatcagagcttagtccaccacgctgctctattgcgggttggcggatataatccctactatgagtaacgatcgctatcaggtttacatgataacaaccgggactgacggcttaacgtgctctccgacacacggtggggagacccacagggactgcacaaacacccagaccacggcaaacacctgtatggccaatacaaacgtttgtcatgtgcggggatcgaaccctcaaccgccagcgcaacaggcacaatccatagctgtgaccgtagcgccaacgcggcgtcaacttAACGTATTAAGATACAAagattttatagtaattatattCGTAAACTATACCTTTGAAATGTTTTTCTATAAACACCTAGCTTAAAATTACAgcataaatgaaaattaaattagcgTGACTTGAAaatgaattgtttttatttgcacAGCGATCTTATTATATTgcacttttttagtttttaaccgacttccaaaaaaggaggaggttctcaattcgactgtatttttttttaatgtatgttacatcagaacttttgaccaggtagaccgatttcgacaaattttgttttaatcgaaaggtggtgtgtgccaattggtcccatttaaatttattagagatctaacaactacttttcgagttatatctaataatgcgtttttacttgacgcttttttcgtcgacctacgttgtattataccgcataactttctactggatgtaccgattttgataattcgttttttgttggaaaggggatatccctagtttggtaccatgataaggaaactaggatctgatgatgggatcccagagaaatcgagggaaactctcgaaaatctgcaataactttttactgggagtaccgattttgatattttttaatataatcgaaagctggtgtttatcatgtggtcacatataaattttatcgagatctgataactactttttgagtaatctttgataacgcgtagttgcttgactattttttcgtcgatctacgttgtgttacttgtcgatgtaattgaagtcggtttttttttcgtttgcgagcaaacacaattattactgaCATTCGTTTTGTTGAGGTATTTATTATGTAGACCTTTAAGGCTTATATTGTTTTaggggatatttttatttaaagaaaagggGTTCGCGATATTATTTGCAGTTTGTATTAAAGGTTACAGAAACTGCGGGTTAGATCCTTGCTCATGGTAAATATTGTTATAGGCCGTACAGGCTACAGATATTTGTTATGGACTGAGCATTTGTGCTTGTATGTTGTATGTTTCTGGACTTCACATCTAACTAGAGGCCGTCgagtgtaaataatttattcaagtaaaactacgcacgcttgacttggggagtaagctggtgaatgcgcgacgagagtgttacgaagaGTATGATCGAGTTGAAGAGAAGAGAGTcgaagttgagagagagagagatatatataagttagtgaagatagaaagagagtgaCTTACATTTCGTATATAGTAATATACAGTAGTAGGGaggcaactaaagaagttttacttcagtcgtgtggtctaaaacacactcgttttttactatttacatattatagatatttaatatatatatatatatatatatatatatatatgtataaacttttcaatttttttttaccctttgaaaaacattattaagaattgactcaatttttttatccaacccaaaaaaagttatgaattaaaaaaaaaatagcgttttatttttagagccataatttttttttaaaaattgacttTTTGgcaccttatttttttatatctgcttttaaattaattttccgaAAAAGtgtgatattaatatatatatattattaaaaaagttataaaaatgagTAAgtcgttatttttaaaaaacttttgttttgttAGCATGATTAaatcgttatttaaaaaaaaaaaacttcaattaatgttattgtgttcTTCGTTAATGTTAAAGTGGTCGATTTGGCATGGAATACCCTATATATAAATGCCATGCACGATACACGACAAAACAGACGGTAGGTAGCAGTAACAAAAACGAATTTTGCATTTGTTTAAACACTTCTAGACATT encodes:
- the LOC123664246 gene encoding uncharacterized protein LOC123664246, translated to MELGGGKERYVMNFLCKSKIELSSIHVRVGLGDIVIIGAPIVNSHSKYFLSKPNSETTVLNLNISHAIFHDNQIPNDAYNNIVIKYFKGNLKAIITPVNKYKIFNLNYGSNCYDTLDIFRNKEKSLVGNDFMIGPLVEEDHGNWVLSVYNKGYDGELIELFQVITIEITESIPIYPEKPKLEEGKDFELRFAYPVRNLESCEITAPRTAFDRFYDRDKNNLNYCGFRIPNVTKADEGLWRIIGVGNIVYEANVYLEISKNPS